In Fibrobacter sp. UWB10, one DNA window encodes the following:
- a CDS encoding aromatic amino acid ammonia-lyase: protein MKTVVIGKEKLSIEDIVAIAKKQVAVELDSTPEFQKKIDSGAEFLDDALAEHGGIYGVTTGYGDSCTQVLPPEHYYQLPINLTRFHGCGLGQYFDPETTRAIMAVRLNTLAQGFSGVSYALLKMIMLFLQNDILPLIPQEGSVGASGDLTPLSYLAGAIIGERDVLYKGERRPSLDVMKELGIVPHKFRPKEAIAIMNGTAAMNAVACMAYSRAEYLSDLACRITAMITVAMKGNAYHYYERLFEAKPHPGLICAAKKMREALNLDVVKNVVPEKIQDPYSLRCAPHIIGLFYDSSAFLRQLIEIELNSANDNPIVDPFTRNIFHGGHFYGGHICLAMDTLKNMVANIADLLDRQLAMIVDIKFNRNLPPNLAGSKGDYDINHGFKAVQIGVSAWTAEALHLTMPMSVFSRSTECHNQDKVSMGTIAARDCIRVLELSEQVAAATLLASAQALRIRLERNEISEDRIKNLKDTYDQVFSKFSPLECDRQLEKDLRNTLELIRNKFYTV from the coding sequence ATGAAAACAGTCGTAATCGGAAAAGAAAAACTTTCTATCGAAGATATTGTGGCGATTGCCAAAAAGCAAGTTGCCGTCGAATTGGACAGCACTCCGGAATTCCAGAAGAAGATTGATTCTGGCGCAGAATTCCTGGACGATGCTCTTGCCGAACATGGTGGCATTTATGGCGTGACAACCGGTTATGGTGATTCTTGCACGCAGGTGCTGCCGCCGGAACATTATTACCAGCTTCCGATTAACTTGACTCGTTTTCATGGTTGCGGCCTTGGTCAATATTTCGACCCTGAAACGACCCGCGCGATTATGGCGGTTCGCTTGAACACTTTGGCACAAGGCTTTTCGGGCGTGAGCTATGCGCTCTTGAAGATGATTATGCTGTTCTTGCAGAACGATATTTTGCCGCTCATTCCGCAAGAAGGCTCCGTTGGCGCAAGCGGTGACTTGACTCCGCTTTCGTATTTGGCTGGTGCCATAATCGGTGAACGCGATGTGCTGTATAAAGGCGAACGCAGGCCTTCGCTCGATGTCATGAAGGAACTGGGAATTGTCCCGCACAAGTTCCGCCCCAAAGAAGCAATTGCTATTATGAACGGTACGGCTGCCATGAATGCGGTGGCCTGCATGGCGTATTCTCGTGCTGAATACCTTTCGGATCTGGCTTGCCGCATTACGGCGATGATTACGGTTGCCATGAAGGGCAATGCCTACCATTATTATGAACGCCTGTTCGAAGCAAAACCGCATCCGGGCCTTATTTGCGCTGCAAAGAAAATGCGCGAAGCCTTGAATTTGGATGTGGTCAAGAATGTGGTTCCCGAAAAAATCCAGGACCCGTATTCCTTGCGCTGCGCTCCGCATATCATTGGCTTGTTCTATGATTCTAGCGCCTTCTTGCGCCAGCTTATTGAAATTGAATTGAACAGCGCAAACGACAATCCGATTGTCGATCCGTTTACAAGGAACATTTTCCATGGTGGACATTTCTACGGTGGTCATATTTGCCTTGCCATGGATACCTTGAAGAACATGGTGGCAAACATTGCTGATCTTTTGGATCGTCAGCTCGCCATGATTGTCGATATCAAGTTTAACCGTAACCTGCCCCCGAATCTTGCTGGTAGCAAGGGCGACTACGACATTAATCACGGCTTTAAGGCCGTGCAGATTGGCGTGTCGGCTTGGACCGCCGAAGCGCTTCACCTTACCATGCCTATGAGCGTGTTCAGCCGTTCTACGGAATGCCATAACCAAGATAAGGTGAGCATGGGCACAATCGCCGCCCGCGATTGCATTCGCGTGCTGGAACTTTCGGAACAGGTGGCTGCTGCAACGCTTTTGGCTTCGGCTCAGGCACTCCGCATTCGCCTGGAACGCAATGAAATTTCTGAAGACCGCATCAAGAACCTGAAGGATACTTATGACCAGGTGTTCTCCAAGTTCAGCCCGCTGGAATGCGACCGTCAGCTTGAAAAGGATTTGCGCAACACCTTGGAACTCATTCGAAACAAGTTCTACACGGTGTAA
- a CDS encoding thioesterase family protein → MAANKIKETIEFQIEFYDVDSMQVAWHGNYAKFMEVARCALLHKIGYDYNEMTRSGYVWPVVDMHIKYIRPMIFMQKIRAEVTLEEYEVCMKLSYKFKDAESGAVLTKAESTQMAVDMKTKESLWACPACFVEKVRAYLESQGGSK, encoded by the coding sequence ATGGCTGCAAATAAAATCAAGGAAACGATTGAATTCCAGATTGAATTCTACGATGTCGATTCCATGCAGGTGGCATGGCACGGCAATTATGCTAAATTCATGGAAGTCGCACGTTGCGCGCTGTTGCACAAAATCGGTTATGACTATAACGAAATGACCCGCAGTGGTTACGTGTGGCCTGTTGTCGACATGCACATAAAGTATATCCGCCCGATGATCTTTATGCAGAAAATTCGTGCCGAAGTCACGCTCGAAGAATACGAAGTCTGCATGAAGCTTTCGTATAAATTTAAGGATGCAGAATCGGGCGCCGTACTTACCAAGGCCGAAAGCACCCAGATGGCTGTCGACATGAAAACGAAGGAATCCCTTTGGGCATGCCCTGCTTGCTTTGTAGAAAAAGTGCGTGCCTATTTGGAAAGCCAAGGTGGTTCAAAATGA
- a CDS encoding outer membrane lipoprotein carrier protein LolA: MSFSSAAVFDNPVNEKSKQELSQVLTQVTRYDEVSGDFKQVKSIKKLNREFVSTGTFLISKKSGIVWKMQKPFVSEMTVSDEGIFERSANGTVKTVSTKDSPVFAQFSKVIQAAFFGNLSELESRFSLYYEKTQNGSRIGLVPREAAIRKVVANIVMEMSENLDKVVITDGEGSPVTYEFTNHKRK; encoded by the coding sequence GTGTCGTTCTCCTCTGCCGCCGTTTTTGATAATCCGGTAAACGAAAAGTCTAAGCAGGAACTGTCTCAGGTTTTAACGCAAGTGACCCGTTACGATGAAGTTTCGGGCGACTTCAAGCAGGTAAAATCCATCAAGAAACTGAATCGGGAATTTGTATCTACAGGCACGTTCCTTATTTCAAAAAAATCGGGCATTGTCTGGAAAATGCAGAAACCGTTTGTTTCTGAAATGACCGTGTCCGATGAAGGAATTTTTGAACGTAGCGCAAACGGTACAGTGAAAACGGTCTCGACAAAAGATAGCCCTGTCTTCGCTCAATTTTCAAAAGTGATTCAGGCTGCGTTTTTTGGAAACCTTTCAGAACTGGAATCTCGCTTTAGCCTCTATTACGAAAAAACGCAGAACGGTAGCCGTATCGGGCTTGTCCCGCGAGAAGCTGCGATTCGCAAGGTGGTCGCAAACATTGTCATGGAAATGTCTGAAAATCTGGACAAGGTTGTGATTACCGATGGCGAAGGCTCTCCTGTAACATACGAATTTACGAATCATAAAAGGAAATGA
- a CDS encoding MMPL family transporter: MKRLNLNSLNVKTGVLLWFVVHAVLIALGVSVPWKMNSDLYSILPDSNETKNVSAAEKTLSARTMRNISVLVGHENFDVARAAAVALDSLLKENNSLEETRLFVDENSLNETREFFYKNRYSIQGAPVREAIAAGDLESLKNNALQKIYGSFSMSDLNRLDEDPLLLGEASFDYFANHSPLSSGSFELRDGVLAATDSGITYVMWNAVLSENVSAMASNGHVLERLNGVLDSLKQANTGLVYAKSGAMFHSYESSNKAKSEIAWISGVSISLILLLLLFVYRSPLPVVATVSTIALSAFTALSFTWFVFENIHVFTFVFGTTVIGVSIDYAVHFFTSLKSGVRNVRSVIFKGLLLGFLTTELSYMALTFTEFPLLRQMAVFSMVGLLSSFLSITLLFHAVFDKRNQPEKKASATNLPMSIPERFLKLYSVLPPKGVRLVLIVFALALIPGLGMLHVHTDLESLYSMSAESKAAESLAARLNNLGVSSNYFIVEGSSEQEVLEREALLSARLGQAEQDTLLQSHLALSNFIPSAKIQQVTSASIKRLILDSANVLHPSVQSYLKEIGVQNDSLLVAGFSSEKMLPASLSDKLPSTLRLILQMLWIGPIQTDSGTQFYSAVLPLHVSAQFDAQTVAHDMPHVYAVNKIKNVNASLTKISRMSLALVAIAYLVVFLVLVAVYKLSVALKIIRTPVLSSLFVAAFFGYAGVDFNFFAIVGVILTLGIGIDYALFFWEGGRNNLVTVLAVMLSAMTTLISFGSLVCSAFVPVSTFGFAVLLGIACCFLLSPLSAKH, encoded by the coding sequence ATGAAACGCTTGAATCTAAATAGTCTGAATGTTAAAACCGGAGTGCTGCTCTGGTTTGTCGTTCATGCGGTTTTGATTGCCCTCGGCGTTTCTGTTCCTTGGAAAATGAATTCGGACCTTTATTCCATTTTGCCGGATTCAAATGAAACGAAAAACGTAAGTGCTGCTGAAAAAACGCTCAGTGCCCGAACTATGCGCAATATTTCTGTGCTTGTCGGGCATGAAAATTTCGATGTGGCGCGCGCCGCGGCGGTTGCGCTCGATAGCTTGCTCAAAGAGAATAACTCGCTCGAAGAGACTCGCCTTTTTGTTGATGAAAATTCGTTGAACGAAACTCGTGAATTCTTCTACAAGAATCGCTATTCAATACAAGGTGCGCCTGTTCGCGAAGCTATTGCGGCAGGTGATTTGGAATCGCTAAAGAACAACGCCCTTCAAAAGATATACGGTTCCTTTTCAATGTCCGACTTGAATCGCCTTGACGAAGACCCTCTCTTGCTTGGCGAAGCCTCTTTTGATTATTTCGCGAATCACTCGCCCTTGTCTTCGGGTTCTTTTGAACTTCGCGATGGCGTGCTTGCGGCAACCGATTCTGGCATTACCTATGTCATGTGGAATGCGGTGCTTTCCGAAAATGTTTCTGCCATGGCTTCAAATGGTCATGTTCTTGAACGCTTGAATGGCGTACTGGATTCGCTCAAGCAGGCAAATACGGGCCTTGTGTATGCAAAATCGGGTGCCATGTTCCATAGCTATGAAAGCTCGAATAAGGCCAAGTCCGAAATCGCCTGGATCTCGGGTGTTTCCATCAGCTTGATTCTCTTGCTGCTGTTGTTTGTTTACCGCTCTCCGCTGCCTGTTGTAGCAACGGTTTCGACCATTGCGCTTTCTGCCTTTACCGCTCTTTCGTTCACATGGTTCGTTTTCGAAAACATTCATGTCTTCACATTTGTTTTCGGAACGACTGTCATTGGCGTAAGCATTGACTATGCGGTGCATTTCTTCACGAGTTTGAAATCGGGTGTGCGCAATGTGCGCTCTGTTATCTTTAAAGGCCTTCTGCTTGGTTTCTTGACAACGGAGCTGAGCTATATGGCGTTGACTTTTACCGAATTTCCGCTGTTGCGCCAGATGGCAGTGTTCTCGATGGTCGGTTTGTTGAGCTCGTTCCTTTCGATTACGCTGTTGTTCCATGCGGTATTCGACAAACGTAATCAGCCCGAGAAAAAGGCGAGTGCGACTAATCTCCCGATGTCGATTCCGGAACGATTCCTTAAATTGTATTCTGTGCTCCCGCCCAAAGGCGTTCGCCTAGTGTTGATTGTGTTTGCACTGGCCTTAATTCCTGGGCTTGGAATGCTCCATGTGCATACCGACCTCGAAAGCCTTTATTCCATGAGTGCGGAATCGAAAGCCGCGGAATCGCTTGCCGCAAGACTCAACAATTTGGGCGTGTCTTCGAATTACTTCATTGTAGAAGGTTCCAGCGAGCAAGAAGTCCTTGAACGCGAGGCGCTTCTTTCGGCGCGTCTTGGACAAGCCGAACAAGATACCTTGTTGCAATCTCATCTGGCTTTGTCGAATTTTATTCCGTCTGCTAAAATTCAGCAGGTGACGTCTGCAAGTATCAAGCGCTTGATTTTAGATTCTGCAAATGTATTACATCCTTCAGTTCAAAGTTATCTGAAAGAAATCGGCGTGCAAAATGATTCTCTGCTTGTTGCTGGATTCTCTTCTGAAAAAATGCTTCCGGCAAGCCTTTCAGACAAACTCCCGTCAACGCTTCGCCTGATTCTGCAAATGCTCTGGATTGGCCCGATTCAAACGGATTCGGGAACTCAATTTTATAGCGCCGTATTGCCGCTCCACGTGTCCGCGCAGTTCGATGCTCAGACGGTTGCTCATGATATGCCGCATGTTTATGCGGTGAATAAAATCAAGAATGTAAATGCGTCCTTGACCAAGATTTCTCGCATGTCGCTTGCCCTTGTCGCAATTGCGTACCTTGTCGTGTTCTTAGTTCTTGTCGCTGTGTACAAGTTATCTGTCGCTTTGAAAATTATTCGTACGCCTGTCCTTTCGAGCCTTTTTGTGGCGGCCTTCTTTGGGTACGCCGGTGTTGATTTTAACTTCTTTGCCATTGTCGGTGTCATTTTAACGCTTGGCATTGGCATTGACTACGCGTTGTTCTTCTGGGAAGGCGGTCGCAACAATCTTGTGACAGTACTTGCTGTAATGCTTTCGGCCATGACAACGCTGATTTCGTTCGGGAGCCTTGTATGTAGCGCTTTTGTTCCGGTTTCGACTTTTGGCTTTGCTGTATTACTGGGTATTGCATGTTGTTTCTTGCTTTCACCATTGAGCGCGAAACACTAA
- a CDS encoding DUF3261 domain-containing protein, with amino-acid sequence MSFARKILVLAGCMLCVACLVSCHRALVTPDSNPVYYTDSKYVHLLPTKAVSGPIDGAQRFEGTFGKTSFSGQVWVLANDTILSITFFNDFGTTVAELTYAKDSVSFASSVLDVEKVKAEYILADYQACFYPFAALKENFEKSGFEFREQLNLAGDSNSFERVLSENGNEILRITRKANEIDLVNKLRHYKYHITLGNE; translated from the coding sequence ATGAGTTTCGCTCGCAAAATCCTTGTGCTTGCAGGCTGCATGCTGTGCGTTGCATGCCTGGTTTCGTGCCATCGAGCTCTTGTGACGCCGGACTCGAATCCTGTTTATTATACCGATTCCAAGTACGTTCATTTGCTGCCGACCAAGGCTGTTTCGGGCCCAATCGATGGCGCCCAGCGTTTTGAAGGAACATTTGGCAAGACCTCTTTTAGCGGACAAGTCTGGGTGCTTGCAAACGATACCATTCTTTCAATCACGTTCTTTAACGATTTCGGAACGACGGTCGCTGAATTGACTTACGCAAAAGACTCTGTCTCATTTGCAAGCTCCGTGCTCGATGTCGAAAAGGTGAAGGCGGAATATATTCTTGCTGATTACCAGGCTTGCTTTTATCCGTTTGCAGCCTTGAAAGAAAATTTTGAAAAATCCGGTTTTGAATTTCGTGAACAGCTGAATCTAGCGGGTGACAGTAATTCTTTTGAACGCGTTCTTTCTGAAAACGGGAACGAAATTCTTCGAATTACCCGTAAGGCAAACGAAATCGATTTGGTGAATAAACTTCGCCATTATAAGTATCACATAACTCTTGGTAATGAATGA
- a CDS encoding beta-ketoacyl synthase N-terminal-like domain-containing protein, with translation MMNRPLYINDCGLYCICGGNKNQVFDKISKGVRGDFSQYDVAGVIRPAATIDPEQLPPVAEKKFDNRVNRLAQAALSGIEETIRKATNKFGADRVGIFIGSCDNGSEASVAALRCFKETGAFPEGYVLDFQRADFPAQFIANQFGITGMLSVHSTACASSASAFVSARNNLYAGNCDVAIVGGVDIASLSVILGFASLEAMSDRPTNPFSANRSGLTLGDAAAFFVVTREPCAELCAPDCEMLKIAGLGESADADHITAPRADGEGAYQAMKAALKDAGIDASAVGYVNLHGTGTELNDAMESRAVNRLFGEANHVDVPASSTKALTGHTLGAAGALEAAFCCLALKSRNASGECLLPAHLFDGVVDPNLPPVHLVKPGESVKNLKYCMSNSFAFGGCNVSLVIENGLV, from the coding sequence ATGATGAATCGCCCTTTGTACATAAACGATTGTGGCCTTTATTGCATTTGTGGCGGTAACAAGAACCAAGTTTTCGATAAAATTTCGAAGGGCGTTCGCGGCGATTTTTCGCAGTACGATGTAGCTGGCGTTATACGCCCGGCTGCCACCATCGATCCCGAACAACTCCCGCCTGTGGCTGAGAAAAAGTTTGACAATCGCGTGAACCGCCTTGCGCAAGCGGCCCTTTCCGGAATAGAAGAAACTATCCGTAAGGCCACGAACAAGTTTGGCGCAGACCGCGTTGGAATCTTTATCGGTTCTTGTGATAACGGCTCTGAAGCTTCGGTGGCCGCCCTCAGATGCTTTAAGGAAACGGGTGCGTTCCCTGAAGGCTACGTGCTTGATTTTCAGCGGGCCGATTTTCCGGCGCAGTTTATTGCAAACCAGTTCGGCATTACGGGAATGCTTTCGGTGCATTCTACGGCGTGCGCATCGAGTGCAAGCGCATTTGTGTCTGCCCGCAACAATCTTTACGCCGGCAATTGCGATGTGGCAATTGTGGGCGGAGTCGATATTGCATCGCTATCAGTGATTCTCGGCTTTGCCTCTCTCGAAGCCATGAGCGACCGCCCGACAAATCCGTTTAGCGCAAATCGCTCGGGGCTTACGCTCGGTGATGCGGCTGCATTTTTTGTCGTGACGCGGGAACCCTGTGCAGAACTTTGCGCGCCCGATTGTGAAATGCTTAAAATTGCAGGCCTTGGCGAAAGTGCCGATGCCGACCACATTACCGCACCGCGCGCCGATGGCGAAGGAGCGTATCAAGCAATGAAGGCCGCGCTGAAAGATGCAGGAATCGATGCATCTGCAGTGGGCTATGTGAATCTTCACGGAACAGGGACCGAATTGAATGACGCAATGGAATCGCGCGCCGTCAATCGTCTTTTCGGCGAAGCAAATCATGTTGATGTCCCCGCCAGCTCCACCAAAGCTCTGACAGGCCACACTCTCGGTGCCGCGGGCGCCCTAGAAGCGGCATTCTGTTGTCTTGCGCTAAAGAGTCGTAATGCAAGTGGCGAATGCCTGTTGCCCGCGCATCTCTTTGATGGCGTTGTAGACCCGAATCTTCCGCCAGTACACTTGGTAAAGCCCGGTGAATCGGTAAAGAACCTCAAGTATTGCATGAGCAATTCGTTTGCTTTTGGAGGTTGTAATGTGTCCTTGGTTATTGAAAACGGTTTGGTATGA
- a CDS encoding thioester dehydrase: MTEEYKTRESVSELVPHKGKMLLLDRVQSYSVETVTITTEIDISRDSFFYEEELGGVPAWVAFEYMAQSISALSGIYGRSKGEKPKVGFIMSVSGFKSDIAAFKEGDKVVVTVHETIRMDSAVTFDGIASIDGKTVVTATLNTVEVDNAKEALGIN, from the coding sequence ATGACTGAAGAATATAAAACAAGAGAAAGTGTAAGCGAACTTGTGCCGCACAAGGGCAAAATGCTCTTGCTTGACCGCGTGCAAAGCTATAGCGTTGAAACGGTGACCATCACGACTGAAATCGATATTTCCCGGGATAGCTTCTTTTACGAAGAAGAATTGGGCGGCGTGCCGGCCTGGGTTGCTTTTGAATATATGGCTCAAAGCATTTCGGCCTTGTCGGGCATTTATGGCCGCTCTAAAGGCGAAAAGCCCAAGGTTGGCTTTATCATGAGTGTAAGCGGTTTTAAGTCCGATATCGCGGCCTTTAAAGAAGGCGACAAAGTGGTCGTGACTGTGCACGAAACAATCCGCATGGATTCCGCAGTCACCTTTGACGGCATCGCAAGCATTGACGGTAAAACAGTTGTGACGGCAACGCTCAACACGGTTGAAGTTGACAACGCCAAGGAAGCTTTAGGAATTAATTGA
- the fabG gene encoding 3-oxoacyl-ACP reductase FabG: MDNAKSVLITGASGGIGLAIAEAVAKEGYTVVAHYNRNSAPIDALAERVNANGGSIRKIQFDISNREQCREVLEKDIAENGVYYGVITNAGVCADAAFPAMTDEYWDKVLNTNLNGFYNVVHPLVMPMCRKRKGRIITISSVSGIIGNRGQVNYSASKAGLIGATKALATELASRNITVNSVAPGVIETEMIKDAPLDMILPAIPMKRVGKPEEVAATVVFLLSEGAAYITRQVISVNGGLA; this comes from the coding sequence ATGGATAACGCAAAATCAGTTTTGATTACAGGTGCAAGTGGTGGAATTGGCCTTGCGATTGCAGAAGCGGTCGCAAAGGAAGGTTACACCGTAGTTGCCCATTACAATAGAAATTCTGCTCCAATAGATGCCTTGGCCGAACGCGTAAATGCAAATGGGGGCTCGATTCGAAAGATTCAGTTTGACATTAGCAATCGCGAACAGTGCCGCGAAGTTCTTGAAAAGGACATCGCTGAAAATGGTGTGTATTACGGCGTCATTACAAACGCTGGCGTATGCGCCGACGCAGCATTCCCTGCCATGACCGACGAATATTGGGACAAGGTTTTGAATACGAACTTGAACGGTTTTTACAATGTGGTTCACCCGTTGGTGATGCCCATGTGCCGTAAGCGCAAGGGTCGTATTATTACAATCTCGTCTGTGTCCGGCATTATCGGCAACAGGGGACAGGTTAATTACAGTGCCTCGAAGGCGGGCCTTATCGGTGCTACGAAGGCGCTTGCAACAGAACTTGCTAGCCGAAACATTACTGTGAACAGTGTTGCGCCGGGCGTTATCGAAACCGAAATGATTAAGGACGCTCCCCTCGATATGATTCTGCCCGCTATTCCCATGAAGCGTGTGGGCAAGCCCGAAGAAGTGGCGGCAACCGTCGTGTTCCTTCTTTCC